The following is a genomic window from Micropterus dolomieu isolate WLL.071019.BEF.003 ecotype Adirondacks linkage group LG12, ASM2129224v1, whole genome shotgun sequence.
atttctttacaaaaaaaaatcttgttaaaaagaaaagtatgtTTCCTTTTTATGCAAAAGAAGCCAGGCTGCAAATCAATTCATTTTAACCAGTGAAAGTTTGCTGATTCCTAATTTAATTAGGTGATAAAAAAGTGTTTGAAACATTTTGAGcagttaaataaatcaaatgtgatGCTACAGTTTAATGTGTATAATTGTCATAAACATTAATCTCATACAACATGTTCAACAAGTAAATGTACAGATGCCTTCTACTGTATCTACATTATACAGCCCGATactaaaaagtacaaaaaatagTTTATGCTTCATAGGAGACAGATGCGAACTGACCCACATCCTATGACGTTGGGAGACAAACAAACCCAGACATGTGTCCAGTTTCACAATGTAAAACATCAGTGGTATAAAAGTCGCCCCAAATAAGGCAAAACAATAACATGCCTCATGATGCATGACTTCAAATCAAAGAGTCACTCAACAGTGATATGAgcgaaaaagaaaataaagtgcCTATTGTGTAAATAAGTTAGGATGAAGATCGCTGTGCATGAGTAGAGGTTTTCTAACGGGGTTGTTTTCGGGGTGATGACAGGTGGAAGTGTCCTCAGGTGTACTCGGTGAAGGCGGTGAAGTGCAGAGTTCAGCGCAGTGAGTTGGTGGGCATACAGTCACACAGAGCCCTCCTCTCTGCCCTCAGCACCAGCATCTCTGTCTGCAGCGGACAACATGTAAACATCAGCTGAACTCAAGGGTCCTGTTTTTGTCACTGACACTTTTacagtttcagtttgtttcattcTCTAAAAGGCTTTTTTCACCTGGATTTTGCCTCTCAGGCAACACACAAGCTGCTCCACCGTCTTGGTGGAGGTTGATGGGGCTGTATGCAGTGTGAGAGGAACACTGCAGACACTATTCAGGGCTGAAAAAGAGTCCTCAACTCCTGCTAAAAATGTAGCTGTTTATTTACAGATAATTCTCCTAAAGAATGTCAATCAAGCAAAGATACTGCAGTAAAAGACTTCTTTGTAGTAAAGACAgacataaaacattatttattgagTTTTAAGGTTCATTGTTGACATTAGAAATAGTATTCTGAAATAtttgtcaaatatttttatatatcatGTCAGGTGATTATAAGGGTAATGCATTCTAAAAGGAGCAATTCTTTTTTTGATATACTAACATTATTGTGGAGAGCATGATAACCAATTTAACCATACTTTATTATTTGCTagataatataaattataaaggtagatagataaaaggtagaaaataacatttatattaCTTGTATATACTTGGCTGAACTCATCAACTTACTGCAACAATTCAACACTCTCCCAACGAGTTGCTTAGAGCGAAAAGAAAGATCATACGTCTTCAGTGAAGTGTagtataataaatgtaaattgtttgtgttgatttgatttgtATTGACAACATCTGTAGTAACACGTCCCGTGGTGTACAGTAGAAGCTAAAGGTAAATGGAGCatcaaataaagttaaataatatactcatttaaatttttatatatgAATACATATTGATAGACATTCGGAGaggctttgttgtttttgttgttataatatatatatatatatatatatgatgtttTCAGAGATAGagaaaacatcagaggtctctggccagaagagtgcagtcctaggaacagctaagacactgcgcagaaccctcaaactcccaggcctgaGGACCTGAGCTTggggatgacacataccaccccgcaaggggtgagagggggattttatatatatatatatatatataaaatcgaCTGTGGGAAATGAGATTGCGCTAGAAGCCCTACAGTTGCATTGCCTCTTCCTGTGACTATACTGACCTGGATTGTCCCTttttaataaactaaaatacaaaagaatCTAAGAAAATGCGTAAAATATATGATATAGAAAAATAAAGCCTATACTGTCACATTAAATACaatgtatgtaaaatgttaaagagatcatattatgctttttggctttttccttctcctttattgagttgtataccttttttgtgcatgtaataggtttgtaaagtgaaaaagcccaaagtccacaccaaagggagttcccatctcccacagacatcactgctctgaactgcctgaaaacaactCCAGCGTTTACTTCCGTAACCTATGTgcgtcactttgtaacatgCGTCATAAGCTTAGCGGCTAGTAAGGCATTCAATCAAAAAAACCAGTGGAGAAatacactgagctgcagcacacagtgacaagatgtccgcctgctgcctcccctcactCCCACCCTCCCTATAGAACTTTACCCTCCAGgtagtcaatggacataaagttgttactgtgatgtagagacagtgcacagttacaTATGAAAAGTTACATATAAAAGATCAATTCTCACTCAGGTCCACTGTCCAATCATGTTCAGTGAACAAAGCCACAATTATGGCTGAAATggttttgttttggatcacactacctcaGGACCCGCCCTATTCTACTTCTATCACatcccctaaataagattttgaacctgaaaatgagcataatatgacctctttgaCACCTTGAGTATATCCAGTCATCAGAATATAACCCAATAATCTATGGTTCGTCAGTTGTTACACGAAAGACTCATCAGCTGGTGAATCAAGAGAATTTAACACTTTGATAGCACTGGAGATGAAGAATTCCTCAAACAATATCAGAGGAAAGGGGAATCTgccaagaaaacaacaacattttgtgaTACTTCACTTACCCTGGCATCAAGGTTGAACGCGGTCTTCTTTAGATCTTGCAGTGCCCTCTGCATAAACTCAAAAGCGTGACAGTCCACACATGGGCGACCTGCAAATGAGAGGAAAGAATTCACAAAATAAAGAGATTCACATATTAGTCGTTTCCATGTTAGAATGTAAATttctgaattattattttttacaattaGACTTAATTTCAAAGAAGATTCCTGTGTCTTTCAATGTGAGCAGTAAGTAAACATATGTGGGCCTGCACTGTTAGTAGTTGGGCTTATAgtaatttgcattaaaaatttTGTGTATCAGAAGTACAAATAGATAAGGTCATTGACCTAACCCAGAGATGTCGCTTATCTACACAGCAATGTTTATCTAAGGTTTAGCCACCATGAGCTGCTGGTCGTATCAGACCAAGTCAGGCTGTAGTAGTAGAAACCCTGAGTTTATCAAACAAGGGTGTGTTTAATTGCTTTTCATTTGTCAgaggacaattttttttttcattaaaatgtacaTAGTTTTGCCTTAAGGGGTAtttatgattatgttattttattaattttgctTTCACTGCAGGGATCAACTTTTACATGTTGGTGTAAATATTGTTTCATAAGCTTGACTATAGTGACATAACTGTGGAGAAGTGGAGAAGGTTATAGATCCCAGCGGTCTACAATTGTGACCAATGGTGGCTGCAAAACAAACGCATGCATATTTGCCTTTAAACCTCTACATTGTTTGAATCTAGTCTAGATGATAAAATGGGTCTTAAACTAGCAGTGCAGGCCCATTTTCATGTTGTGATGTAAACACCAATTAGGATGACCTACAATTCCCACACTGAGAAACCTCTGTGGGGACCTGCTATCATTAGGC
Proteins encoded in this region:
- the lg12h4orf48 gene encoding neuropeptide-like protein C4orf48 homolog; translation: MASSGYLQAAVLLLAVQLLCLGAADADQETGTVIPAESRPCVDCHAFEFMQRALQDLKKTAFNLDARTEMLVLRAERRALCDCMPTNSLR